In Dehalogenimonas etheniformans, one genomic interval encodes:
- a CDS encoding radical SAM protein, translated as MQTNVYNIAFAESTKQAYLHFWGCNIKCRGCVCQKVVYDFMLDRNMHLHMAEPKGTATAPERFMELDDVIETLVGLDVEWVLFEGQEASLDPAMPLIAEAIHRRLNTTNVLLTNGFKMPNLKHIDKVAVGLKAFGENKHIDYTGESNRTILENFPKIYKSGIPMMAETVLIPGYIDHDEIEKVAKFIASVDPNIRYQIDAYFKAGDNPWRRPTSEEVERAVEAARKHLNNVYAYKGTEPREFGVKSVFPTEEELAAAKLAPAVDARELIPA; from the coding sequence ATGCAGACCAACGTTTACAACATCGCCTTCGCCGAGTCTACCAAGCAAGCCTATCTTCATTTTTGGGGTTGTAACATCAAGTGCCGTGGCTGCGTGTGCCAGAAGGTGGTTTATGATTTCATGCTGGACCGGAACATGCACCTCCACATGGCTGAGCCGAAAGGCACGGCGACTGCTCCCGAGAGATTCATGGAACTCGACGATGTCATCGAGACCCTAGTCGGTCTGGACGTGGAGTGGGTGCTTTTCGAGGGGCAGGAAGCTTCGCTCGACCCCGCCATGCCTCTAATAGCCGAAGCGATTCACCGGAGGTTGAATACAACCAATGTCCTGCTAACCAATGGATTTAAAATGCCGAATCTAAAGCACATCGATAAAGTAGCCGTAGGTCTCAAAGCGTTTGGTGAAAATAAACACATCGATTATACAGGAGAATCTAACAGGACTATCCTCGAAAACTTCCCCAAGATATACAAGTCCGGCATACCGATGATGGCTGAGACAGTGTTGATCCCGGGATACATCGACCATGACGAGATCGAGAAAGTCGCTAAGTTCATTGCGTCGGTAGATCCTAACATCCGATACCAGATAGATGCCTACTTCAAGGCCGGCGACAACCCGTGGCGGCGGCCGACATCCGAAGAGGTTGAACGGGCTGTTGAAGCCGCCCGAAAGCATCTTAACAACGTTTACGCCTATAAGGGCACGGAACCCAGGGAATTTGGAGTCAAGAGCGTCTTCCCGACCGAGGAAGAACTGGCGGCCGCCAAACTTGCGCCCGCGGTGGATGCCCGCGAGCTGATCCCTGCATAA
- a CDS encoding B12-binding domain-containing radical SAM protein, giving the protein MKILLVIPSRSYGNMPGYTKFPDEMLSIGGMLESRGHEIRLIDCNLDKNSQPADFVEFAPELIGFGVATGPNIASALSQSAEYKKLLPGVKIVWGFRHASAYPAEVLAEPCIDYAIIGAGEFTIAELAEYLQNGTCEIASIKGLAYKDSQGNAVINEARSFMPDLDSLPDPAWHLIDVKKYSDVTLNTSRGCPYKCTFCSDTSFWGGQMCDLSAERIVSQMEILHKEYGIQHIYFSGERFVINRERLKEFCNLVIAKKWKLTWNAPVSGGIDEETVKLMAKSGCTSVLLEIETGSQRMLTFLDKGTVAEMESTFWFLVKHRIIPTIFMYYGYPTETVADFKESLDLLKRLDDPPYLYMKFVPYPSTRLFDYCVEQGLLAQPKNLMEWVDFPLRCANEMNLSAVPQKAMDEAMASFRRSYATRRVRFMLRHNPAFFLMAIKRPGEFFRSICDLGKYYIDIMMDQTNSSDSWMYKLFKKMGWVGNKSSKQSEEVKAVTRGGEVR; this is encoded by the coding sequence ATGAAAATTCTACTCGTCATCCCGTCCCGGTCTTACGGCAATATGCCGGGTTACACCAAGTTTCCCGACGAGATGCTGTCGATCGGCGGCATGCTGGAGAGTCGCGGCCACGAAATCAGACTGATCGATTGTAACCTGGATAAAAATAGTCAGCCGGCGGACTTTGTTGAATTTGCGCCAGAACTTATCGGCTTTGGCGTTGCTACAGGTCCGAATATTGCCAGTGCCCTGTCCCAATCAGCGGAATACAAAAAACTTCTGCCCGGAGTAAAGATCGTCTGGGGGTTCCGGCATGCCAGCGCCTACCCGGCTGAGGTTTTAGCTGAACCATGCATCGATTATGCCATTATCGGCGCCGGCGAGTTTACCATCGCGGAACTGGCCGAATACCTGCAAAACGGTACTTGTGAGATTGCATCGATTAAAGGTCTGGCCTACAAGGATTCACAAGGCAATGCGGTCATCAACGAAGCCCGGTCCTTCATGCCTGACCTGGACTCCCTGCCTGACCCAGCCTGGCATCTTATCGACGTCAAAAAGTATTCGGACGTCACCCTGAACACCTCCCGTGGCTGTCCTTATAAGTGCACTTTCTGCTCCGACACCAGCTTCTGGGGCGGGCAGATGTGCGACCTTTCGGCAGAACGCATCGTTTCCCAGATGGAAATTCTGCACAAAGAATACGGCATCCAGCACATCTATTTCTCTGGCGAGCGGTTCGTCATCAACAGGGAGCGATTGAAAGAGTTTTGCAACCTGGTAATAGCCAAAAAGTGGAAATTGACCTGGAACGCACCGGTTTCCGGCGGCATCGACGAAGAGACGGTCAAGCTCATGGCTAAATCGGGCTGCACCTCGGTGCTGCTCGAGATAGAGACCGGCAGCCAGCGAATGCTGACCTTCCTGGACAAGGGCACCGTGGCTGAAATGGAGTCCACTTTCTGGTTTCTGGTCAAGCACCGCATCATTCCGACCATCTTCATGTATTACGGATATCCCACGGAGACAGTTGCCGACTTCAAGGAAAGCCTGGACTTGTTGAAGCGGCTGGACGATCCGCCATATCTCTACATGAAATTCGTTCCGTATCCCAGCACCAGGCTTTTCGACTACTGCGTTGAGCAGGGACTGTTGGCTCAACCTAAAAACCTGATGGAATGGGTCGATTTTCCCCTCAGGTGCGCCAATGAGATGAATCTGTCGGCAGTGCCTCAAAAGGCTATGGATGAGGCCATGGCCAGTTTCCGCCGCAGCTATGCCACCAGGCGTGTGCGCTTCATGCTGCGCCACAATCCGGCATTCTTCTTGATGGCAATTAAGCGTCCGGGTGAGTTTTTCCGCTCGATCTGCGACCTCGGGAAATATTACATAGACATCATGATGGATCAGACTAACAGTTCCGATTCGTGGATGTACAAACTGTTCAAGAAGATGGGTTGGGTTGGCAACAAGAGTTCTAAACAATCCGAAGAGGTTAAGGCAGTAACCCGCGGAGGGGAGGTAAGGTAG
- a CDS encoding B12-binding domain-containing radical SAM protein, with protein sequence MKVLLVTSATPAYRHYYQAYTNLPNGILYLASFLEKYGHEVQVYDGYVDDRQPEDFVAFNPDLIGFSVITGPNLEGSVTQSREFRGLFPEAKIVWGNVHPSIMINQTLLEESVDYVVIGAGEHTLVELLDNIKTGEPGVDTIKGLAYRKGGEVVVNARREFINDLESVPDPAWHLVDVKKYSGIGLNTSRGCAHRCTFCYNKSYNKGYIGYFGAERIISQIKHVQEKYGAKYIRFNEDNFTFNRKRLREFCKLMIERKIKIQWGCDSRADLSEADIALMKKAGCVAVGLGLEHGSQRMLDFIQKDITVQEMENTFWNLVKAKIRTSVYIMYGFPTETIEDFKATHAMLSRLDDPYYMFNRFVPFPGSVLFDYCVKHSLVNLPERLEGWPEYLMRFSNQVNISKVPEEMMSEAAARWRATYAVQRFRFTLKHNPAYFWTAITDPGKFFRELWELAKFHIQVNGFYKIVKKKLSTPGKEPVATCAKAQAR encoded by the coding sequence ATGAAAGTACTTCTTGTTACCTCGGCGACTCCGGCATACCGCCATTATTACCAGGCTTACACCAATCTACCCAACGGAATCCTGTACCTGGCTTCATTCCTTGAGAAATACGGCCATGAAGTACAGGTGTACGACGGGTATGTGGATGACAGGCAGCCCGAGGATTTTGTCGCTTTCAATCCCGACCTGATCGGTTTTTCAGTTATCACCGGGCCCAACCTGGAGGGTTCGGTTACCCAGTCGCGCGAGTTCAGGGGTTTATTCCCGGAGGCCAAAATTGTTTGGGGCAATGTCCATCCGTCCATAATGATCAATCAGACGCTTCTTGAAGAATCCGTTGATTACGTGGTCATCGGTGCCGGTGAGCATACGCTGGTTGAACTTTTGGACAACATAAAAACCGGTGAGCCCGGTGTAGATACGATCAAAGGTCTTGCCTACAGGAAGGGTGGGGAAGTAGTCGTCAACGCTCGGCGGGAGTTCATCAATGACCTTGAATCCGTGCCTGATCCCGCATGGCACCTTGTGGACGTAAAGAAATATTCCGGCATCGGCTTGAATACTTCCCGTGGCTGCGCCCACCGTTGCACTTTCTGTTACAACAAGTCGTACAACAAAGGCTACATCGGGTATTTCGGAGCTGAACGTATTATCTCCCAGATCAAACACGTTCAGGAGAAATACGGTGCGAAATACATCCGCTTCAACGAGGATAACTTTACCTTCAACAGGAAACGGCTCCGCGAATTCTGCAAGCTGATGATCGAACGCAAAATCAAGATCCAATGGGGCTGTGACTCTCGGGCTGATCTTTCTGAAGCTGACATCGCCTTGATGAAAAAAGCCGGTTGCGTCGCCGTTGGCCTGGGTCTGGAACACGGTTCCCAGCGTATGCTGGACTTTATCCAGAAGGACATCACCGTTCAGGAAATGGAAAACACATTCTGGAATCTGGTGAAAGCCAAGATCCGCACCTCGGTCTACATCATGTACGGCTTTCCAACCGAGACCATCGAGGATTTCAAGGCCACTCATGCCATGCTAAGCCGGTTGGACGATCCCTACTATATGTTTAACAGGTTCGTGCCATTCCCGGGCAGCGTCCTTTTCGATTACTGCGTCAAGCACAGCCTGGTGAACCTGCCCGAACGCCTGGAGGGCTGGCCTGAATACCTGATGCGGTTTTCAAACCAGGTAAACATCTCGAAGGTACCGGAGGAGATGATGTCCGAAGCGGCAGCACGTTGGCGCGCAACGTACGCCGTGCAGCGCTTCCGCTTCACCTTGAAGCACAATCCGGCCTATTTCTGGACGGCAATCACCGATCCCGGGAAATTTTTCCGCGAACTGTGGGAACTGGCCAAATTTCACATTCAGGTCAACGGTTTCTATAAGATCGTCAAGAAGAAACTCTCGACACCTGGAAAAGAGCCAGTAGCTACCTGCGCCAAGGCTCAGGCGAGATAA
- a CDS encoding B12-binding domain-containing radical SAM protein, with translation MKVLLINAPALDYIKYYNSNAYTTFDYGLLSIAAVLEQHGHQVQIWDGFVDFRKAKDFTDFKPELVGFSVLAGPNMEGSISLSKEFRKLLPDAKIVWGDVHASVLPEQTLTPDYIDFVVVGAGEFTVLELVEHLEKGNANYSDIKGLGYKDNGKIIINERRQFIKDLESLPDPAWHLIDVKKYSTPGLNTSRGCVNQCTFCYNKSYNKGYTGWVSASRIIKQIDFLQEKYDIKYIRFNEDNFTFNRKRLREVCNLLIARKRKIKWSCDARADLSEADIALMAKSGCVDIGLGIESGSPRMLEFIKKDVTAEQMAATFWNFIKHKIRTSVYILCGMPTETIEDFNETQRFLEEDLDRPYYMFHRYVPFPGSAMYDYCVEHNLIEAPQKLEDWPGYVKFYGHKGGHLSQVPEEVIEAAVQKWSTTYAVQRFRFTLRHDRSYFWIIFKNPLKFLKELQGLWKYQAQVHNYHRTVVKEQQRQKLVNPDVLSLSRSGNAKQVV, from the coding sequence ATGAAAGTTCTTCTGATCAATGCCCCCGCTCTCGATTACATCAAGTATTACAACTCCAATGCCTATACGACGTTCGACTATGGCCTGTTGTCTATCGCAGCGGTCCTGGAGCAACATGGCCACCAAGTCCAGATTTGGGATGGCTTCGTCGATTTCCGAAAGGCTAAGGATTTCACTGACTTCAAACCTGAGCTTGTTGGCTTTTCGGTTCTGGCCGGGCCGAACATGGAAGGGTCGATCTCTCTCTCCAAGGAATTCCGGAAACTCCTGCCTGATGCCAAGATCGTCTGGGGCGATGTCCATGCCAGCGTACTTCCGGAACAGACCCTGACTCCGGACTACATTGACTTTGTGGTCGTCGGCGCAGGCGAGTTCACCGTGCTGGAACTCGTGGAGCATCTTGAAAAGGGGAACGCCAATTATTCAGATATCAAAGGCCTGGGCTACAAAGATAACGGCAAGATAATCATTAACGAACGCCGTCAGTTCATAAAGGATCTCGAATCGCTACCGGATCCTGCCTGGCATCTTATAGATGTCAAAAAGTATTCGACCCCCGGACTGAACACGTCTCGCGGCTGCGTTAACCAGTGCACCTTTTGCTACAACAAGTCCTATAACAAGGGCTACACCGGTTGGGTGTCGGCAAGCCGCATTATCAAGCAGATCGATTTCCTCCAAGAAAAGTACGATATTAAATATATCCGCTTCAACGAAGACAACTTCACCTTCAATCGCAAACGCCTCCGCGAAGTCTGCAACTTGTTGATTGCCAGAAAGCGCAAGATCAAGTGGAGTTGCGACGCTCGCGCCGACCTCTCTGAAGCCGACATTGCCCTGATGGCCAAGAGCGGTTGTGTCGATATTGGGCTTGGTATCGAAAGCGGCAGCCCCAGGATGCTTGAGTTCATTAAAAAAGATGTCACTGCAGAGCAAATGGCGGCTACCTTCTGGAATTTCATCAAGCACAAGATCAGGACTTCGGTGTATATCCTCTGCGGCATGCCGACCGAGACGATCGAGGACTTCAACGAGACTCAACGGTTCCTTGAAGAGGATCTGGACCGGCCTTACTACATGTTCCACCGTTACGTACCATTCCCTGGTTCTGCGATGTACGACTATTGTGTGGAGCATAACCTGATCGAGGCGCCGCAAAAACTTGAAGATTGGCCCGGGTATGTCAAATTCTACGGACACAAGGGCGGTCACTTGAGCCAAGTGCCTGAGGAAGTGATCGAGGCGGCGGTCCAGAAATGGTCGACGACCTATGCCGTACAACGCTTCCGCTTCACTTTAAGGCACGACCGGTCCTACTTCTGGATCATCTTCAAAAATCCACTGAAGTTCCTGAAAGAACTACAGGGACTCTGGAAGTACCAGGCGCAGGTGCACAACTATCACCGGACTGTAGTCAAAGAACAGCAGCGGCAAAAATTGGTCAATCCAGACGTACTATCTCTTTCACGTTCAGGCAACGCCAAGCAGGTGGTGTAG
- a CDS encoding radical SAM protein has translation MMNLILSRECGNSCPYCFDEAEKQAGQKHFISMEEVGAFAKWAYNARLPYLSLSGGEPFLHPKLGMIVKLFRQNCRDTAIRILSGGVFNKDVLDTISPEDAGIIFNVNEPKDYENPKHFCKVINNIETAIRKGFRIGIGFNVWRLDFDTAFISNLAHRLALPRFTWAVANPINGLPSKAVLPEQYPAFSERCFQMLQEAARLNIEAGLDCSLPLCFFNDAQMGWVRQYHPGTASLMGTCEPPPIDVTPELEVIRCFACSKAARLKLRDFHNQGEIEEWFQKHIDAQLLHKGVFPYCSECQHLKEGRCYGGCLACREEDIGLVREKLNSPSLEQQMDEALGTGKADLALSYFNAANHWLKTDAATFKAAVAASKLGDWTQALRYATKANYNATEFETMRKIREFIASIPSSALDTGVEVAANEGSNVFVSLPVQTVRGKDST, from the coding sequence ATGATGAATCTAATTTTGTCCCGCGAGTGTGGGAATTCTTGCCCCTATTGTTTTGATGAGGCCGAAAAGCAAGCCGGTCAAAAGCACTTCATTTCGATGGAGGAAGTTGGAGCCTTCGCCAAATGGGCGTACAACGCACGGCTACCATACCTTTCATTATCAGGGGGCGAACCGTTTTTACATCCCAAACTAGGGATGATCGTGAAACTCTTCCGCCAGAATTGCCGCGATACTGCGATAAGAATATTAAGTGGTGGGGTTTTCAATAAAGATGTACTTGATACCATTTCTCCTGAAGATGCCGGAATAATCTTCAACGTCAATGAGCCGAAGGATTATGAAAATCCGAAGCATTTTTGCAAGGTGATCAACAACATTGAGACTGCCATCCGAAAAGGCTTCAGGATCGGAATAGGTTTCAATGTATGGAGACTTGATTTTGATACCGCTTTCATATCCAATCTCGCCCACCGTCTCGCATTACCGAGGTTCACTTGGGCGGTGGCTAATCCCATTAATGGTTTGCCATCCAAAGCCGTCCTTCCAGAGCAGTACCCGGCATTTTCAGAACGTTGTTTTCAGATGTTGCAGGAAGCCGCGCGGTTGAACATAGAGGCGGGCTTGGATTGCAGTTTACCGCTCTGTTTTTTCAACGACGCCCAGATGGGTTGGGTCAGGCAATATCACCCCGGTACGGCGTCATTAATGGGTACGTGCGAACCTCCACCGATCGATGTTACACCCGAGTTGGAGGTCATTAGATGTTTTGCGTGTTCAAAAGCAGCACGGCTCAAGTTAAGGGATTTCCACAATCAGGGCGAAATCGAAGAGTGGTTCCAGAAGCACATCGATGCCCAATTACTTCATAAAGGTGTCTTCCCGTATTGCAGTGAGTGTCAGCATCTGAAAGAAGGCAGGTGCTATGGCGGCTGCCTGGCATGTCGCGAAGAAGACATTGGCCTTGTTAGAGAAAAACTGAATTCCCCGAGCTTAGAGCAGCAGATGGATGAAGCTCTCGGGACCGGCAAAGCTGATCTTGCCCTAAGTTATTTTAATGCCGCAAACCATTGGTTAAAAACCGATGCAGCTACCTTCAAAGCAGCAGTCGCGGCTTCAAAACTTGGCGATTGGACGCAGGCGCTGCGCTATGCCACAAAGGCTAATTATAACGCTACGGAATTCGAAACGATGCGGAAAATCAGAGAATTCATTGCCAGCATTCCGTCATCGGCTCTTGATACAGGTGTCGAGGTTGCCGCGAACGAAGGTTCAAACGTTTTTGTGTCGCTTCCTGTTCAAACCGTTCGAGGCAAGGATTCCACTTAG
- a CDS encoding PqqD family peptide modification chaperone — translation MKVLLIFPPQWTPFRPYLSLPSLTAYLQEHGVNVVQKDFNLEAYDLLLCKDYLTKIGGQLKSQFAALESKESLAPGIEQKLYSDLFMAKSLVPELIEKVESAKATYRDPVNFYDPDKLAAATHIITESLTSIALAHYPTSMGLSSFDMPSFTGSFASLKRATENRLENPYIELYEQHLLSFIDNEKPGLIGITISGESQLIPALTLSRMLKSQGVKAHISIGGYVVSMLAEILPKYPDLFNEFFDSAIINDGEKPLLDLVRHLEQGKSLDGVPNFIFMDAERIKANPKETPENINCLPPPTFEGLPLNEYFSPDPVLPVLSSRGCYWARCAFCTHSLAYGMTYQIRDAGKFVDDLEILSKRYGVTHIALSDEGTSPASVGRISDEILRRGLKVRLSTSIRPEKQFTPELCRKMAEAGLREVYIGVESACDRVLGLINKGTSCAIDEEVLRNIHEAGIWDHVYIMFGFPGETMEEACQTFDFIEKNTGIIRSLGISNFSVGRNSRVMKHPSEYGVTLPDAGDDLDFKLYIPYQTSEGLSDVEGWQLTEDCYAKVAVKLEGDVLLEKIGHHYDKGCILPQYLSHYESTDPFLSTVVKVKPPATPPRRTINSKSRLALKPGVTMETLQFNLRQIRKNITDGAKSVVYREPTITLCEPGQARFKRVADNAAEILKLCDGQNTLAQISQKLARRFSVPPFVIERDAIAFMQPLYDEGYVTFQS, via the coding sequence ATGAAGGTCCTTCTAATTTTTCCACCCCAGTGGACGCCGTTTCGCCCATATCTTAGTCTGCCGTCGTTAACGGCCTATCTTCAGGAACACGGAGTAAACGTCGTTCAGAAAGACTTCAACCTTGAAGCTTACGATTTGCTGCTTTGCAAAGACTATTTAACGAAGATTGGCGGGCAACTCAAGAGCCAATTTGCCGCACTCGAATCGAAAGAATCATTGGCTCCCGGGATAGAGCAGAAGCTCTACTCCGACCTGTTCATGGCCAAGTCGCTTGTCCCCGAACTGATCGAGAAAGTTGAGTCCGCCAAAGCCACCTACCGCGATCCGGTCAACTTTTACGATCCCGACAAACTGGCAGCAGCGACACATATTATCACCGAGTCTCTGACATCGATCGCACTGGCCCATTACCCCACCAGTATGGGTTTGTCGTCTTTCGACATGCCTTCGTTCACCGGTTCGTTTGCTAGTCTTAAGAGAGCTACGGAGAACCGGCTAGAAAATCCCTACATTGAATTGTACGAACAGCATCTGCTGTCTTTTATCGACAATGAAAAACCAGGGCTCATCGGGATTACGATCTCAGGTGAAAGCCAACTGATCCCGGCACTGACCCTGTCCCGGATGCTTAAGTCACAAGGCGTTAAGGCACATATCTCTATTGGCGGCTACGTGGTCTCGATGCTTGCCGAGATCCTCCCCAAGTATCCCGATCTTTTTAACGAATTCTTCGATAGCGCCATTATTAATGACGGTGAGAAACCGCTCCTTGACCTTGTCCGGCATCTGGAACAGGGAAAATCCCTGGACGGAGTCCCGAACTTCATTTTCATGGATGCCGAGCGCATTAAAGCCAATCCGAAGGAAACGCCCGAAAACATTAACTGCCTCCCGCCCCCAACGTTTGAAGGCCTGCCACTGAACGAGTATTTCAGCCCCGATCCGGTGCTCCCGGTGCTTTCCTCCAGGGGTTGCTACTGGGCTCGATGCGCTTTTTGTACCCACAGTCTTGCCTACGGCATGACCTATCAGATCAGAGATGCCGGCAAATTTGTAGATGATCTCGAAATTTTATCCAAAAGGTATGGAGTTACCCATATTGCGCTTTCGGATGAGGGTACCTCGCCCGCTTCGGTAGGCAGGATATCCGACGAGATATTGCGGCGAGGTCTAAAGGTTAGGTTGTCCACCTCCATTCGCCCCGAGAAACAGTTCACACCGGAACTATGCCGGAAAATGGCCGAGGCGGGTTTGAGAGAGGTGTACATCGGCGTTGAATCCGCTTGCGATCGCGTTCTCGGCCTTATAAACAAGGGCACCAGCTGCGCAATAGATGAAGAGGTATTGCGCAACATTCATGAGGCCGGAATTTGGGACCATGTATACATAATGTTCGGGTTCCCCGGTGAGACTATGGAAGAAGCCTGCCAAACGTTCGATTTCATCGAGAAGAATACAGGCATAATCCGGTCTCTTGGCATCAGTAATTTCTCTGTCGGCCGCAATTCCAGAGTGATGAAGCACCCCTCGGAATACGGTGTTACCCTTCCGGACGCCGGCGATGACCTCGATTTTAAACTCTACATCCCGTACCAGACCTCTGAAGGATTGAGTGATGTTGAAGGCTGGCAACTCACCGAAGATTGTTATGCTAAAGTTGCGGTCAAGCTGGAAGGTGACGTACTGCTTGAAAAGATCGGCCACCACTATGATAAAGGCTGCATCCTTCCGCAATACCTGTCTCATTACGAATCTACCGACCCCTTCCTGAGCACTGTCGTTAAGGTCAAGCCGCCAGCAACGCCGCCACGTCGGACGATCAACTCGAAATCCCGACTTGCACTGAAGCCGGGGGTTACGATGGAAACGCTACAGTTCAACCTGAGGCAGATCCGCAAAAATATTACTGATGGTGCCAAATCAGTCGTTTATCGAGAACCGACGATAACCCTTTGCGAGCCGGGGCAAGCCCGATTCAAGCGGGTCGCGGACAACGCGGCAGAAATACTGAAGCTATGCGACGGGCAGAACACATTGGCTCAGATCAGCCAGAAATTAGCTCGTAGATTTTCAGTTCCCCCGTTCGTCATCGAACGTGACGCCATCGCTTTTATGCAACCTTTGTATGATGAAGGCTACGTAACCTTTCAGTCGTAA
- the serS gene encoding serine--tRNA ligase, producing MIDLKLIRDNPELVHKAVDSRQTKAPIDEILETDRLRREKTAELDELRRQRKEQSKQRVDPEAGRALRERIAVLEETLRTLDEQLQTYLLQVPNIPQADIPFGTSEDDNIVLRYCGDVREFDFEVKPHWELGEKLGIIDFERGVKLSGTRFYVLKELGARLQRSLISLFLDLHTRKHGYKEMYLPFLVKKEILYGSGNLPKFADNLYRDAIDDLWLVPTAEVPLTSLHSGEILANDQLPIKYCAYTACFRREKMSAGKDTRGIKRGHQFDKVELYKFTEPEKSNEELEKLLDDAEDIARALGLPYRIKQLCTADIGFASSKSYDIEIWAPGIKEWLEVSSCSNCWDFQARRANIRYRRASDGKVDFVHTLNGSGLALPRVLIAVLENYQQADGSIMIPEALWPYMGTNVLK from the coding sequence ATGATCGACCTTAAACTCATCCGCGATAATCCTGAACTGGTGCATAAAGCCGTCGATTCCCGCCAGACCAAAGCGCCGATCGACGAGATCCTGGAAACCGACCGCCTGCGCCGCGAAAAGACCGCCGAATTGGATGAACTACGCCGCCAGCGCAAGGAGCAATCCAAGCAGCGCGTCGATCCGGAAGCAGGACGGGCTTTACGTGAACGCATCGCCGTCCTGGAAGAAACCCTGCGGACTCTGGACGAGCAATTACAGACTTACCTGCTGCAGGTGCCCAATATCCCTCAGGCCGACATTCCTTTCGGCACCAGCGAAGACGATAACATCGTGCTGCGGTATTGCGGCGATGTCCGGGAATTCGATTTTGAAGTCAAACCGCATTGGGAACTAGGCGAAAAATTGGGCATCATCGACTTCGAACGCGGCGTGAAGTTGTCGGGAACTCGCTTTTATGTCTTGAAGGAATTGGGCGCCAGGCTGCAGCGTTCGCTCATCAGCCTGTTCCTGGACCTCCACACCCGCAAGCACGGCTACAAGGAAATGTACCTGCCGTTCCTGGTGAAAAAGGAAATCCTGTATGGGTCCGGCAACCTGCCGAAGTTCGCCGATAACCTCTACCGCGACGCCATCGACGACCTCTGGCTGGTACCTACCGCCGAAGTGCCGCTCACCAGCCTGCACAGCGGCGAGATCCTGGCCAATGACCAACTCCCTATCAAATACTGCGCCTACACCGCCTGCTTCCGCCGCGAGAAGATGAGCGCCGGCAAGGACACCCGCGGCATCAAGCGCGGGCACCAGTTCGACAAGGTCGAACTTTACAAGTTCACCGAACCGGAGAAATCCAACGAAGAACTGGAAAAACTGCTGGATGACGCCGAGGACATCGCCCGGGCGCTCGGGCTGCCCTACCGCATCAAGCAGCTCTGCACCGCCGACATCGGCTTCGCTTCATCCAAGAGTTATGATATCGAAATCTGGGCGCCGGGCATCAAGGAGTGGCTTGAGGTCTCGTCCTGTTCCAACTGCTGGGACTTCCAGGCGCGGCGCGCCAACATCCGCTATCGCCGGGCTTCCGACGGCAAGGTCGATTTCGTTCACACGCTGAACGGCTCGGGGTTGGCCTTGCCCAGGGTCCTGATCGCGGTGCTTGAAAACTACCAGCAGGCAGACGGCTCGATCATGATCCCGGAAGCCCTTTGGCCTTACATGGGCACGAATGTCCTTAAGTAG